A stretch of Brassica rapa cultivar Chiifu-401-42 chromosome A08, CAAS_Brap_v3.01, whole genome shotgun sequence DNA encodes these proteins:
- the LOC103835027 gene encoding PAMP-induced secreted peptide 2-like: protein MVNKGVLGSILFVMLVGSVLVETRPLDLTKTGEKKLVAGFFDGLSLGSIKGSGPSPGKGHNFVDRSDTFQFDKHSGPSPSGPGH from the coding sequence ATGGTGAACAAAGGTGTTCTAGGTTCGATTCTGTTCGTGATGTTGGTTGGTTCGGTTCTTGTTGAGACTCGTCCGCTTGATCTAACTAAGACTGGAGAGAAGAAGCTCGTAGCTGGCTTCTTTGATGGCTTGTCACTTGGTTCGATCAAAGGCTCAGGTCCTAGTCCAGGCAAGGGTCATAATTTCGTGGACCGGAGCGATACGTTTCAGTTTGATAAGCACTCCGGCCCAAGCCCAAGCGGACCCGGTCACTAA
- the LOC103835547 gene encoding cytochrome P450 81D11, with amino-acid sequence MDYLQVLLLSLFVFFSTIFLFSKSKPKQNLPPSLGNSLPVIGHLHLMKRPFHRKLLSFSRSLGNAPIIHLRLGQRQTYVVSSRAIAEECFTKNDIVFANRPVLMINKHLGYNATHMVGASYGDHWRSLRRITAAEIFSSMRLCMFLCIRKDEIRRLLLRLSRDSLHGFVEVEMKSLFTNLAFNNIIRTIAGKRYYGDDAEDEEEAKLARYLVSEAMAGDSGRNPADYLSFLRWFTDSETRIKDVAHRFDAFLQKLVDEKRAEKVKSKTMINHLLSLQETQPDCYTDVIIKGIILDLIIAGTDTVAITLEWALSNLLNHQEILKKARIEIDNKIGLDRLVDEPDIVNLPYLQNIILETLRLYPAAPLLLPHLSSEDCQVGGYDMPRGTMLVMNVWAIHRDPELWEESERFKPERFDKEGEAQKVMPFGLGRRSCPGAGLAHRLMGLTLASLVQCFEWERVSVEQIDMREGKGVTMPKKEPLRAMCRARVLAGSTNMRKDFL; translated from the exons ATGGACTATCTTCAAGTACTGCTTCTTTCActttttgtcttcttctctacCATCTTCTTGTTCTCAAAATCAAAGCCAAAACAAAACTTGCCGCCGTCTCTAGGAAACTCATTACCCGTGATCGGCCACCTCCACCTGATGAAGCGACCATTTCATCGGAAATTACTTTCCTTCTCAAGATCCCTAGGAAATGCTCCTATCATCCACCTCCGCTTAGGGCAACGTCAAACGTACGTCGTCTCGTCACGTGCCATCGCTGAGGAATGTTTCACCAAGAATGACATTGTCTTCGCGAATCGGCCTGTGTTGATGATAAACAAGCATCTAGGGTATAATGCTACACATATGGTCGGAGCATCCTACGGCGATCACTGGCGAAGCTTACGTCGAATCACCGCCGCTGAAATATTTTCGTCCATGAGGCTCTGTATGTTCTTGTGTATACGTAAAGACGAGATCCGACGGCTTTTATTACGTCTCTCCCGAGACTCCTTACAC GGATTTGTGGAGGTGGAGATGAAATCACTGTTTACAAACTTGGCATTCAATAACATCATCAGAACTATAGCTGGGAAGAGATACTACGGTGACGATGCGGAGGACGAAGAAGAGGCCAAATTGGCGAGGTACTTGGTGTCTGAGGCTATGGCCGGCGACAGTGGAAGAAACCCAGCTGATTATCTTTCGTTTTTGCGTTGGTTCACAGATAGTGAAACACGAATCAAAGACGTAGCGCATCGTTTCGACGCATTCTTACAAAAACTAGTTGATGAGAAACGTGCGGAAAAAGTAAAAAGTAAGACCATGATCAATCATTTGCTTTCTCTCCAAGAAACCCAACCTGATTGCTATACAGATGTTATCATCAAAGGAATCATCCTT GATTTGATAATTGCGGGTACGGATACAGTAGCTATAACGTTAGAATGGGCATTGTCAAATTTGTTAAACCATCAAGAGATACTTAAGAAAGCAAGAATTGAAATTGATAATAAGATAGGTTTGGACCGGTTAGTGGATGAACCGGATATTGTGAATCTTCCTTATCttcaaaacataatattagaaaCACTCCGTCTGTATCCTGCTGCTCCATTACTACTCCCTCACTTGTCATCTGAAGATTGCCAAGTGGGAGGTTACGACATGCCACGAGGCACAATGTTAGTGATGAATGTGTGGGCCATTCATAGAGACCCGGAGCTATGGGAAGAGTCAGAACGGTTCAAGCCGGAGAGGTTTGATAAAGAAGGAGAAGCTCAAAAGGTTATGCCGTTTGGGCTTGGAAGACGGTCTTGTCCTGGAGCTGGGCTTGCTCATCGGTTAATGGGCTTGACTCTTGCGTCGTTGGTGCAGTGTTTCGAGTGGGAGAGAGTTAGTGTCGAACAAATTGATATGAGGGAAGGGAAAGGTGTCACGATGCCCAAAAAGGAGCCATTGCGAGCCATGTGTAGAGCACGTGTTCTCGCCGGTAGTACTAACATGAGAAAAGACTTTCTTTGA
- the LOC103835028 gene encoding uncharacterized protein LOC103835028 translates to MRPFGLIFTVMFLVSAFSESRTADCRVLLGGSSEEIGPSKNHGVDFQRKELLGVVMRGYKRLRSLSSAGERMHTMASGPSRKGSGH, encoded by the coding sequence ATGAGACCTTTTGGCTTGATCTTTACGGTCATGTTCTTGGTCTCAGCCTTTTCAGAATCAAGAACCGCCGATTGTAGGGTTCTCCTTGGTGGCTCATCGGAGGAAATAGGTCCATCAAAGAATCATGGGGTCGATTTTCAACGTAAAGAGTTGTTAGGGGTCGTGATGCGTGGTTATAAAAGGTTACGGTCGCTTTCTTCAGCTGGGGAGAGGATGCACACAATGGCTTCAGGACCGAGCAGGAAAGGTTCTGGTCACTAA